Proteins from one Gimesia maris genomic window:
- a CDS encoding menaquinone biosynthesis family protein has protein sequence MMTDEKVLIQVGHSPDPDDAFMFHALANDKIETGKYRFTHELQDIESLNQRAFNAELELTAVSLHGYAYLTDTYAICSCGASMGDKYGPMVVAREEWSIDDLRGKKIAIPGKLTTAFLALKLLLGDDFEYEEHPFDEILNLVEQGKFDAGLIIHEGQLTYANQGLKLVVDLGEWWYEETGLPLPLGANAIRKDMGQEMMEEVTAILKRSIEYGLEHRGEALDHALQYGRDLNRDSADKFVGMYVNDWTLDFGEKGREAVAELLKRGYEAGIIPNPVKLEFIG, from the coding sequence ATGATGACAGATGAAAAAGTATTAATTCAGGTAGGCCACAGTCCCGATCCGGACGATGCCTTTATGTTTCATGCTCTGGCCAACGACAAGATCGAAACTGGTAAGTATCGATTTACTCACGAGTTACAGGATATTGAATCGCTGAATCAGCGGGCCTTCAATGCCGAACTGGAGCTGACTGCTGTCAGCCTGCACGGTTATGCCTACCTGACAGATACCTATGCGATCTGTTCCTGTGGCGCCTCGATGGGGGACAAATATGGTCCCATGGTTGTCGCCCGTGAAGAGTGGAGCATTGACGACCTGCGGGGCAAAAAAATTGCCATTCCCGGCAAGTTGACTACCGCGTTTCTGGCACTCAAATTACTGCTGGGCGATGACTTCGAATACGAAGAACATCCCTTCGATGAAATCCTGAACCTGGTCGAACAGGGCAAGTTCGATGCGGGTCTGATCATCCATGAAGGCCAGCTGACATACGCTAATCAGGGATTGAAACTGGTCGTCGATCTGGGCGAGTGGTGGTACGAAGAAACCGGTCTGCCTCTGCCCCTCGGTGCAAATGCGATTCGCAAAGACATGGGCCAGGAGATGATGGAAGAAGTTACCGCCATCCTGAAACGCAGCATCGAATATGGCCTGGAACACCGGGGTGAAGCACTCGACCATGCTTTACAGTATGGTCGCGATCTGAACCGGGACAGCGCTGACAAATTTGTCGGCATGTATGTCAACGACTGGACGCTAGACTTCGGCGAAAAGGGACGGGAAGCCGTCGCGGAACTGCTGAAGCGGGGTTACGAAGCGGGCATCATCCCTAACCCGGTTAAACTGGAATTCATTGGTTAA
- a CDS encoding flagellar hook-basal body protein — translation MRKNFERIIFAVSVCVLSGVLFIQGILYLKDLGLVEGSTPVALAFPQETRAIAAEPANSEAEFQEGHFPSETNLEPVELALAESEDLAGDSAELTSDDATVNGPLLRTPGAINNELSEDIVEQSDPEPPMLAKPIQDFLQTPGPLMPPLNAEPLADSQKRSDARDDKMTRSIIREHLPEATDEELQIWFEELRGVPHKVASDLLSIRKLLQPKGAMRGMQDKWVQLEPSFEVALPQQPVSSTQKVLSDQSGFIGFSSKADRDELQQRLRPTVDALRLSRDVIVNNIANAGTIGFKRLYVEFESLPYEYVKTPASEEAETEPPIAVGMGSQVLQTRISQTSGELLKTGRELDIAIEGQGFLQVRLGETTAFTRTGRLIFDEDRRLCIRGSQHNYLIVPEIKLPAEAHSIQISESGIVTALLADVAEEVTVGELQIACFTDPSELFPRESCLFTTTPRAGAARVLTPGAKGAGLVRSGVLEASNVSITEELEQLSLIKQRLDALKTVYLTEPDEPVQADLGLPAERIARPQAQQLQQGNRSIIK, via the coding sequence ATGAGAAAAAACTTTGAGCGGATCATTTTTGCTGTTTCCGTTTGTGTCTTAAGTGGTGTGCTGTTTATCCAGGGAATCCTGTATCTGAAGGACCTGGGTCTGGTGGAAGGAAGTACTCCCGTCGCTCTCGCCTTCCCACAGGAGACACGCGCTATTGCTGCTGAGCCTGCGAATTCAGAAGCGGAGTTTCAGGAAGGTCATTTTCCGTCGGAAACGAATCTGGAGCCTGTAGAACTGGCACTGGCAGAAAGTGAAGATCTTGCAGGAGACTCTGCAGAACTGACGTCGGATGATGCTACCGTCAATGGTCCGTTGTTACGAACTCCGGGTGCCATCAACAATGAGCTTTCAGAGGACATTGTAGAACAGAGTGATCCTGAGCCGCCGATGCTGGCAAAACCGATTCAGGATTTTCTGCAGACCCCGGGTCCTTTGATGCCCCCCTTGAATGCAGAACCTCTGGCCGATTCACAGAAACGCTCTGACGCGCGCGATGATAAGATGACGCGTTCGATTATCCGCGAACATCTGCCCGAAGCAACGGACGAAGAATTACAGATCTGGTTTGAAGAGTTGCGGGGCGTGCCTCACAAGGTGGCCTCCGATTTACTTTCGATTCGTAAACTGCTGCAGCCCAAAGGGGCCATGCGCGGCATGCAGGACAAATGGGTGCAACTGGAGCCCAGCTTTGAAGTCGCCCTGCCTCAACAGCCCGTCTCTTCCACACAAAAAGTATTATCGGATCAGTCCGGGTTCATCGGGTTTTCATCCAAGGCGGACCGGGACGAACTGCAGCAGCGACTGCGACCAACGGTCGACGCATTGCGGCTTTCGCGTGATGTGATTGTGAATAATATCGCAAATGCCGGGACGATTGGATTTAAACGGCTGTACGTGGAATTCGAATCGCTGCCTTATGAATATGTCAAAACGCCGGCGAGTGAAGAAGCGGAAACCGAACCGCCAATCGCGGTGGGCATGGGAAGCCAGGTTCTGCAGACGCGAATTTCTCAGACGAGTGGCGAACTGCTGAAGACGGGGCGTGAACTGGATATCGCCATCGAGGGGCAGGGCTTTCTGCAGGTTCGACTGGGAGAGACAACCGCCTTTACCCGCACAGGACGGCTGATATTTGATGAAGACCGTCGTTTATGCATTCGTGGTTCACAGCATAATTATCTGATCGTACCTGAAATCAAACTGCCGGCCGAAGCACATTCCATCCAGATTTCCGAATCGGGCATCGTGACCGCATTACTGGCAGACGTTGCGGAAGAAGTAACCGTAGGCGAACTGCAAATCGCCTGTTTCACCGATCCTAGCGAGCTGTTTCCACGGGAGTCCTGTCTGTTTACGACCACGCCTCGCGCCGGTGCGGCGCGGGTACTGACGCCGGGTGCAAAGGGAGCAGGCCTGGTTCGATCTGGCGTGCTGGAAGCATCCAATGTCTCAATCACAGAAGAACTGGAGCAGCTGTCTCTGATCAAGCAGCGGCTGGATGCCTTGAAAACGGTTTACCTGACCGAGCCCGATGAACCGGTGCAGGCGGATCTGGGTCTGCCGGCAGAACGGATCGCCCGGCCGCAAGCTCAGCAGTTGCAGCAAGGCAATCGTTCGATCATCAAATGA
- a CDS encoding GxxExxY protein yields MPELMFKQECYAIQGAVFEVYRELGSGFLEAVYQECLERELLTREIPFRPHPTLKLKYKGVPLTQMYQPDLICYDSIIVELKAVKEIAIEHQSQIFNYLKATELKLGLLVNFGSHPKATVKRFVL; encoded by the coding sequence ATGCCGGAGCTGATGTTCAAACAGGAATGTTACGCCATCCAGGGAGCGGTGTTTGAGGTGTACCGAGAACTGGGTTCCGGTTTTCTGGAAGCCGTTTACCAGGAGTGCCTGGAACGCGAACTGCTGACTCGGGAAATCCCTTTTCGTCCTCATCCGACATTAAAATTAAAGTACAAAGGCGTGCCACTGACTCAGATGTATCAGCCCGATCTCATCTGTTATGACTCCATCATTGTCGAACTCAAAGCAGTCAAAGAAATCGCCATCGAACATCAGTCACAGATTTTCAACTATCTGAAAGCGACCGAATTGAAACTCGGTCTACTGGTCAACTTCGGTTCGCATCCCAAAGCGACTGTGAAGCGATTTGTTTTGTGA
- the miaA gene encoding tRNA (adenosine(37)-N6)-dimethylallyltransferase MiaA, producing MQFPREILQQCWFLAGPTACGKTELSLLLAEHLNAEILAMDSMSLYRGMDIGTAKASAAERERVPHHLLDLIDPHEKYSVAEYFTAADACCRDIVDRGKTPLFVGGTGLYLRAILRGVFNGPSADWDYRSELESFAETEGNAALHQRLAAVDPVSAEKYHFNDVRRVARALEVYHVTGVPLSSQHAEDVLTPEECPAHVFWLLPDREWLYDRINLRVDLMLEEGLLDEVKQLLAAEVPMGRTARQALGYKELIDYLEGVWSWDRAVEMLKQQTRRFAKRQHTFFRNITECREIDVHPEDSPQDLLQKILKYE from the coding sequence ATGCAGTTTCCCCGGGAAATCCTACAACAGTGCTGGTTTCTGGCTGGTCCCACCGCGTGTGGCAAGACTGAACTCAGCCTGCTGCTGGCAGAACATCTGAACGCCGAAATCCTGGCGATGGACTCGATGTCGTTGTACCGAGGGATGGATATCGGGACCGCCAAAGCATCTGCTGCCGAGCGCGAACGGGTGCCCCACCATCTGCTGGATCTGATTGATCCCCATGAAAAATACAGTGTCGCAGAATACTTTACGGCGGCGGATGCATGCTGCCGTGATATCGTGGATCGGGGAAAAACACCTCTGTTTGTGGGCGGGACCGGTCTGTATCTGCGGGCGATTTTGCGGGGAGTGTTCAACGGGCCTTCCGCAGACTGGGATTATCGCAGCGAACTGGAGTCCTTCGCAGAGACAGAAGGGAATGCAGCCCTGCATCAGCGACTGGCGGCCGTCGATCCGGTTTCTGCAGAGAAATATCATTTCAATGATGTCCGCCGCGTCGCCCGCGCATTGGAAGTCTATCATGTGACCGGCGTCCCGCTTTCCTCTCAACATGCAGAAGATGTGCTGACTCCCGAGGAATGTCCGGCACACGTGTTCTGGTTACTGCCGGACCGGGAATGGTTGTATGACCGGATTAATCTGCGCGTCGATCTGATGCTGGAAGAGGGCTTGCTGGACGAAGTCAAACAGCTACTCGCCGCTGAAGTCCCCATGGGTCGTACGGCGCGGCAGGCACTGGGTTATAAAGAGCTGATCGATTACCTGGAAGGTGTGTGGTCCTGGGACCGGGCAGTCGAGATGCTGAAACAGCAGACGCGACGCTTCGCCAAACGCCAGCATACGTTCTTTCGCAACATCACCGAGTGCCGCGAAATCGATGTTCATCCTGAAGACAGCCCACAGGACCTGTTGCAGAAGATTCTGAAATACGAATGA
- a CDS encoding SRPBCC family protein, translating to MASFEASVQLNATPQEMFDFLIDTENILKISPPDTGLSFTKKPDKLYKGAILEFQIQGFGKVQEGTHEIIVFEEPTLFTEKQISGPLKSYTHEHHIVPAGENQITLIDRLEFEPPGGLLGFLITESKLLDLFDEGFYQRHQTLKKLFP from the coding sequence ATGGCGAGTTTTGAAGCCAGCGTTCAACTGAATGCCACACCGCAGGAAATGTTTGATTTTCTGATTGATACCGAAAACATCCTGAAGATCAGCCCTCCTGATACCGGCCTGTCATTCACGAAAAAACCGGATAAATTGTACAAGGGCGCCATCCTGGAATTTCAGATTCAGGGCTTCGGCAAAGTGCAGGAAGGGACACATGAAATCATCGTGTTCGAGGAACCCACGCTGTTCACCGAAAAGCAGATTTCGGGTCCGCTGAAATCATACACCCACGAACACCACATCGTACCCGCCGGTGAAAACCAGATCACGCTCATCGATCGACTGGAGTTTGAGCCACCGGGGGGCCTGCTCGGTTTCCTGATTACCGAATCAAAACTGCTCGATCTGTTTGATGAAGGTTTCTACCAGAGGCATCAGACTCTGAAGAAACTCTTTCCTTGA
- the hrpA gene encoding ATP-dependent RNA helicase HrpA yields MSRGDVNSAAADAGAASVASTAALSELPKLISQAMAGDQFRFSQRLRSIRQAQKSKKPFDKNLQRLREELEKSLARRDERLKRCPKITFDQSLPIHQELATIQKTIEENQVVIVCGETGSGKSTQLPKLLLSMGRGISGIIGHTQPRRIAARSVAARISEELGREQGTACGFKIRFTDTTNPNTYIKLMTDGILLAETQTDSFLNQYDTIIIDEAHERSLNIDFLLGFLKRLLPKRRDLRVIITSATIDAERFSEHFAGSEGPAPILNVSGRTYPVEIRYRPFDDEPAGKEAGKETGNKSQNSSRDEQSQLADAVNELAAIDDGDILIFVATEWDIRETAKLLRGRSIIGDDGGRQTEIVPLYGRLSTAEQNKVFRPSSYRRIVIATNVAESSITVPGIRYVIDTGLARISRYSSRSQVQRLPIEAVSQASANQRAGRCGRVAPGICIRLYSEADYKSRDEFTSPEILRTNLASVILQTLNMRLGAIEEFPFIDPPKPTAIRDGYSTLFELGAIDEQNRLTDIGRKISRLPVDPRIARMILAAHDENCLHEILIIAAALELQDPRERPIEKQQAADEAHEQFRDPDSDFLSFLKLWDFYHKLKEEQSHSKLRRACVQNFLSYNRLREWADIFRQLRQLVEESGIKPHPRKDDSAAIHRALLPGLLSNIAMRSDSHEYTGAGQQKYFLWPGSGIFEKKPKWIISAELIETSKRYARTVAKISPNWIEPAAPHLVKKSWSDPRWNGEAASAVAAEKVTLFGLTIVPRRSVHYGKIDPEHSRTLLLQYGLVEGDININVDFLAHNQKFIEDLEQQQARSRRYDLIPSQEQQFAYYDQRIPEDVYDGVSLKKWWKVASLKTPTLLNMRLEDFFDTQSEEIDEGEFPDAINMGKMQFPLEYHLEPGAEEDGVTVSIPQESLNQLSPQRLGWLVPGLLEEKVAAMIKALPKAVRRMLVPAPETAKQVVSKLEFGKGSFEETVAEMLSQISGERITADQFEIQRLPQHLQMNIRVLDQGGDAIAVNRNLTQLRQEYGSKAASSFTALSDDHWSQSGLTDWTFGDFPAEVQIQHDQLSLTGFPSLVDEQTSVALCLRDAPERAAYETRFGLRRLFILSEHKRLKAQVEHLPDLNRISLYATAIGGINLREQLVELLAERTLFGKKEQLPRNEAQYRQLVKEWRNQIPVAAQDLASLLPGLFEQYHKMKVTLDKTKVPAWSEPLHDMRAQLNAMINNRFLVSTPYPWLQQFSRYLQGMEMRLSKLGGTGLKKDIANIRSISRYFELYSQRARQHHEREIVDPQLIKFRWMLEELRVSLFAQKLGTALKVSPKILDQQWAAVRD; encoded by the coding sequence ATGTCCCGCGGTGATGTGAATTCGGCTGCTGCTGACGCTGGTGCTGCCAGTGTGGCTTCGACTGCTGCGCTGTCGGAACTGCCGAAACTGATTTCACAGGCGATGGCCGGCGACCAGTTTCGCTTCTCACAACGACTGCGATCGATCCGGCAGGCACAGAAAAGTAAAAAGCCGTTCGATAAAAATCTGCAGCGGCTGCGGGAGGAACTGGAGAAATCACTGGCCCGCCGCGACGAACGGCTCAAGCGCTGCCCTAAAATCACGTTTGACCAGAGTCTGCCGATCCATCAGGAACTGGCGACCATTCAGAAGACGATTGAAGAGAACCAGGTGGTCATCGTCTGCGGAGAAACCGGCTCGGGGAAATCGACGCAGCTCCCCAAATTACTCCTGTCGATGGGACGCGGAATCAGCGGCATCATCGGGCATACTCAACCCCGCCGGATCGCCGCCCGCTCGGTTGCCGCCCGTATCTCAGAGGAACTGGGCCGTGAACAGGGAACCGCCTGTGGCTTCAAGATTCGCTTCACCGACACCACGAACCCGAACACCTACATCAAGCTGATGACTGACGGCATTCTGCTGGCGGAAACTCAGACCGACAGCTTCCTCAATCAGTACGATACGATCATCATCGACGAAGCACACGAACGTTCGTTGAACATCGACTTCCTGCTCGGCTTTCTCAAACGCCTGCTCCCCAAACGCAGAGACCTGCGGGTGATCATCACCTCGGCGACGATTGATGCGGAACGCTTCAGCGAACATTTTGCCGGCAGCGAAGGACCGGCGCCGATTCTGAATGTCTCGGGACGGACGTATCCGGTCGAGATTCGCTATCGTCCCTTTGATGATGAACCGGCTGGTAAAGAGGCGGGCAAAGAAACGGGCAATAAATCGCAGAACAGTTCCCGCGATGAACAGTCACAACTGGCGGATGCGGTCAACGAACTGGCGGCCATTGATGACGGCGACATCCTGATTTTTGTCGCGACTGAATGGGATATTCGTGAGACAGCCAAACTGTTACGCGGTCGATCGATCATCGGCGATGATGGCGGACGGCAGACTGAGATTGTGCCTCTCTACGGACGACTGTCGACGGCGGAACAGAACAAGGTCTTTCGTCCTTCCTCGTATCGGCGGATTGTGATTGCAACCAACGTCGCAGAATCGTCGATCACAGTGCCCGGCATCCGCTATGTGATTGATACGGGGCTGGCACGCATCAGCCGTTATTCGAGTCGCTCACAGGTGCAGCGTCTGCCGATTGAAGCGGTCTCGCAGGCGTCCGCCAATCAGCGAGCCGGTCGCTGCGGTCGTGTCGCACCGGGGATCTGTATCCGACTCTACAGCGAAGCCGACTATAAGAGCCGCGATGAATTCACGTCGCCCGAAATCCTGCGCACCAACCTGGCGTCGGTCATTCTGCAGACGCTGAACATGAGGCTGGGCGCGATTGAAGAGTTCCCGTTTATCGATCCCCCCAAGCCCACCGCGATCCGCGATGGCTACAGTACGCTGTTCGAACTGGGAGCGATTGACGAACAGAACCGGCTGACCGACATTGGCCGCAAGATCAGTCGCCTGCCGGTCGACCCGCGTATCGCACGCATGATTCTGGCGGCACACGACGAAAACTGTCTGCACGAAATCCTGATCATCGCCGCAGCCCTGGAACTGCAGGACCCGCGAGAACGACCGATTGAAAAACAGCAGGCCGCCGACGAAGCCCACGAACAGTTTCGCGACCCCGATTCGGATTTCCTCAGCTTTCTCAAACTGTGGGACTTCTACCACAAGTTGAAAGAGGAGCAGTCACACAGCAAGCTGCGACGCGCGTGTGTGCAGAATTTTCTGTCATACAACCGGCTGCGGGAGTGGGCAGATATCTTTCGTCAACTGCGTCAACTGGTGGAAGAGAGCGGGATCAAACCACATCCGCGGAAAGACGATTCGGCGGCCATTCATCGTGCGCTCTTGCCCGGCCTGCTGTCGAACATCGCCATGCGTTCGGACTCGCACGAATACACGGGAGCAGGACAGCAGAAGTATTTTCTCTGGCCTGGCTCGGGAATTTTTGAGAAGAAGCCCAAGTGGATCATTTCCGCCGAGCTGATCGAAACCAGTAAACGCTACGCGCGAACCGTCGCGAAGATTTCGCCCAACTGGATTGAGCCGGCGGCGCCGCACCTGGTGAAGAAGAGCTGGAGCGATCCCCGCTGGAACGGCGAAGCTGCTTCAGCAGTCGCTGCGGAAAAAGTGACGCTGTTTGGATTGACCATCGTGCCCCGTCGCTCAGTGCATTATGGCAAGATCGATCCCGAGCATTCGCGGACCCTGTTATTGCAGTACGGCCTCGTCGAAGGTGACATTAATATCAACGTCGATTTTCTGGCGCACAATCAGAAATTCATCGAAGATCTGGAACAGCAGCAGGCCCGCTCGCGTCGGTACGATTTGATTCCTTCGCAGGAACAGCAGTTCGCCTATTATGATCAGCGAATTCCCGAAGACGTGTATGATGGTGTGAGCCTGAAGAAGTGGTGGAAAGTCGCCAGCCTTAAAACGCCGACGCTGCTGAATATGCGGCTGGAAGATTTTTTCGATACGCAGTCGGAAGAGATTGACGAAGGCGAATTCCCGGACGCGATCAACATGGGCAAGATGCAATTCCCGCTGGAATATCATCTGGAGCCGGGTGCCGAAGAAGACGGCGTCACCGTGTCGATTCCGCAGGAGAGTCTGAACCAACTTTCACCGCAACGACTGGGCTGGCTCGTGCCGGGACTGCTGGAAGAAAAAGTGGCCGCGATGATCAAGGCGCTGCCTAAAGCGGTTCGCCGCATGCTGGTGCCAGCACCTGAAACGGCAAAGCAGGTCGTCAGTAAACTGGAGTTCGGCAAAGGGTCGTTTGAAGAGACGGTGGCCGAGATGCTGTCGCAGATCTCCGGCGAGCGGATTACCGCCGACCAGTTCGAGATCCAGCGTCTGCCTCAACATCTGCAGATGAATATCCGCGTGCTCGACCAGGGGGGCGACGCGATCGCCGTCAATCGGAATCTGACTCAACTGCGACAGGAATATGGTTCGAAAGCCGCCAGCAGTTTTACGGCTCTCTCCGATGATCACTGGAGCCAGTCTGGCCTGACGGACTGGACGTTCGGAGATTTTCCGGCAGAGGTGCAGATTCAACACGATCAGCTTTCGCTCACCGGCTTTCCGAGTTTAGTCGATGAACAGACCTCCGTGGCGCTCTGCCTGCGGGATGCGCCCGAACGGGCCGCTTATGAAACGCGGTTTGGTTTGCGAAGGCTGTTCATTCTGTCGGAACACAAGCGGTTGAAAGCCCAGGTCGAACACTTACCCGACCTGAACCGGATCTCATTGTACGCAACCGCAATCGGCGGGATCAATTTGCGGGAACAACTGGTCGAACTGCTGGCAGAACGGACCCTGTTTGGCAAGAAAGAACAACTGCCAAGAAACGAGGCCCAGTATCGTCAGCTGGTGAAAGAGTGGCGGAACCAGATTCCGGTCGCCGCGCAGGATCTGGCGAGTCTGCTGCCGGGACTGTTTGAGCAGTATCACAAGATGAAGGTGACACTCGATAAAACCAAGGTACCCGCGTGGAGCGAGCCGCTGCATGACATGCGGGCACAACTGAATGCGATGATCAACAACCGCTTCCTGGTCAGCACGCCTTACCCCTGGCTGCAACAGTTCTCCCGTTATCTGCAAGGCATGGAGATGCGGCTGAGCAAGCTGGGGGGAACCGGCCTCAAGAAAGATATCGCGAACATTCGCAGTATCTCACGTTACTTCGAATTGTATTCACAGCGGGCCCGGCAGCATCACGAACGGGAGATTGTGGATCCGCAGCTGATCAAATTCCGCTGGATGCTGGAGGAACTACGCGTGTCGCTGTTCGCCCAGAAGCTGGGGACGGCCTTGAAGGTCTCGCCGAAAATTCTGGATCAGCAGTGGGCGGCGGTGCGAGACTGA
- a CDS encoding RraA family protein, whose product MSTEGLSAAALEELAKYDTPTVCNVIELWNIRPRNTGYMNDSIKACFPKMPPMVGYALTSTFRSMAPPRSGDVYSGLDAQVAAFESLPGAPVVVYQDIDEPTASATFGEVMCSTYKAYGAKGIITSGAGRDLDQVEALDFPAFTNGTNCAHGYCHTLQVNVPVTVGGIPIYPGDLLHGDLNGVTTIPTEIASEVADACKDLMKAEDIVLDYLKTGNLTPEGLGEARKELGAEIAKLGKRLRGE is encoded by the coding sequence ATGTCCACCGAAGGCCTCTCTGCTGCTGCTCTTGAAGAACTTGCCAAATACGACACCCCTACCGTCTGCAACGTGATCGAACTCTGGAACATTCGCCCCCGCAATACCGGCTATATGAATGATTCGATCAAAGCCTGCTTTCCCAAGATGCCTCCCATGGTCGGCTATGCGTTGACGTCCACCTTCCGCAGCATGGCGCCTCCCCGCAGCGGCGACGTCTATTCCGGCCTCGATGCTCAGGTTGCTGCGTTCGAATCTCTGCCCGGTGCTCCCGTTGTCGTCTACCAGGACATCGACGAACCCACCGCGTCCGCCACCTTCGGCGAAGTCATGTGCTCCACCTACAAAGCCTACGGTGCCAAAGGCATCATCACATCAGGTGCCGGTCGCGACTTGGATCAGGTCGAAGCCCTCGACTTCCCCGCTTTCACCAACGGCACCAACTGTGCCCACGGTTACTGCCACACGCTGCAGGTGAATGTCCCCGTGACCGTTGGCGGCATCCCCATTTATCCCGGTGACCTGCTGCACGGCGATTTGAACGGCGTGACCACGATCCCGACCGAAATCGCTTCCGAAGTTGCTGACGCCTGCAAAGATCTGATGAAAGCCGAAGACATTGTGCTCGACTATCTCAAAACCGGTAACCTGACACCGGAAGGTCTCGGCGAAGCCCGTAAAGAACTGGGAGCCGAAATCGCCAAGCTCGGCAAACGACTCCGCGGCGAATAG
- a CDS encoding lactate racemase domain-containing protein has translation MNMTLPKVYRVRQNFPSSRIENVAETVHAELAKLNLEKTVKPGETVAITVGSRGIANIALIIKTTVDFLKSLEAVPFIVPAMGSHGGGTAEGQTEVIAAYGITAETMGVEVRSSMETVIVDTTSHGIPVHFDKHAYEADHVLICGRVKPHTRFVGDIESGLHKMMLIGLGKHEGAKIYHRAIEDISFEEIINAVAKSILQKCSVVAGLAIVENSYDQTALIESVPPEKFYEREKALLNIARDWLPRLPFPQTDLLIVDRIGKNISGSGMDACVIGRKFNDHAATERDAVSVKRIMIRGLTEETHGNACGIGLAEFTNERTVASVDWKITRINANTGSHPTAAMVPLAYPTDREAIEAALQTIGLVSPEASRIVQIFDTLELSEVIVSETYLEEINSRDDLEIIAGPFELAFDAEQNLTPVFNAPH, from the coding sequence ATGAATATGACACTTCCCAAAGTTTACCGAGTCCGCCAGAACTTCCCGTCCTCTCGGATTGAGAACGTGGCTGAAACGGTTCATGCGGAACTGGCGAAGCTCAATCTGGAGAAGACAGTCAAACCGGGAGAGACTGTCGCGATCACGGTTGGCAGTCGAGGCATCGCCAATATCGCCTTGATCATCAAGACCACGGTCGACTTTCTGAAATCACTCGAAGCGGTCCCGTTCATCGTGCCCGCGATGGGCAGCCATGGCGGTGGAACCGCTGAGGGACAGACCGAAGTGATTGCCGCTTATGGGATTACAGCGGAAACGATGGGAGTGGAAGTTCGCTCGTCGATGGAAACGGTCATCGTCGATACCACCTCGCACGGCATTCCCGTCCATTTCGACAAGCACGCCTATGAAGCCGACCATGTATTGATTTGCGGGCGCGTGAAGCCGCACACCCGTTTTGTCGGCGACATTGAATCCGGCCTGCATAAGATGATGCTCATCGGCCTGGGCAAACATGAGGGGGCCAAAATTTATCACCGTGCGATCGAAGACATCAGCTTTGAAGAAATCATCAACGCGGTTGCCAAATCAATTCTGCAGAAATGCTCGGTCGTCGCCGGGCTGGCGATTGTGGAAAACTCCTACGATCAGACCGCGCTCATCGAATCCGTGCCCCCTGAAAAGTTTTACGAACGGGAAAAAGCGCTGCTCAACATTGCCCGCGACTGGCTGCCTCGTCTTCCTTTCCCGCAGACTGACCTGCTGATCGTCGATCGCATCGGGAAAAACATCAGTGGTTCGGGAATGGATGCCTGCGTCATCGGTCGCAAGTTTAACGATCACGCTGCCACCGAACGCGATGCGGTCTCAGTCAAACGCATCATGATTCGCGGGTTGACGGAAGAAACACACGGCAATGCCTGTGGCATCGGTCTGGCTGAATTCACGAATGAACGCACGGTTGCCAGCGTGGACTGGAAAATCACCCGGATTAACGCTAATACTGGTAGTCACCCGACCGCAGCCATGGTACCGCTGGCCTACCCGACCGACCGCGAAGCCATTGAGGCGGCCCTGCAGACTATCGGCCTGGTTTCTCCCGAAGCCAGCCGCATCGTACAGATATTTGACACACTCGAACTGAGCGAAGTCATCGTCAGTGAAACGTACCTGGAGGAAATCAACAGTCGCGACGATCTGGAAATCATTGCCGGACCGTTCGAACTGGCTTTCGACGCGGAACAGAATCTGACACCCGTTTTTAACGCACCACACTAA